The DNA segment GTAAGTAGGTAATGGATGTATATCatcagggagggagggaattgcaaatttttttctttcactgaaCAGAGGTTTGACTTCAATTTTAGATgctattgttgttatttcccTGTTTTGGTGAGATGTCCCTATAAGCCCTTTCCCTTTTATCCTTTTAGCTCCTTTAaagcctttgtgtgtgttgttagtaGTGCAAATAAGTAAagtaaactaaaactaaactaaggCAAAAGTAAAAATCTGGCAGAGAATAAAATAGATTTAGATAACAACGAAATACAACGAAATAAGATAAAATCAGTGTCTAAAACAAACTGGACCTGGGAAAATAAAACGTGGGGCAAAGATTTCTAAAAGGCTTTTTTGTTAAGTGACTCAAGATGTCACGATTTTAGTTTCCAGCAgattgataataataaaaaatgaatacattGTGGAAATTATTCTGCCATTAACATATTAAGGGTAACTGTTAGGGTTGAGGTCAGGGTATACGATCTTAAAGTCTTCACGTTTGGCctattttaaaatcaatactGTTGTATTACTCTGAGATAAATGGTTTTGCAGGGTTTTTCTGGAGGAGGGTTCAAATAAAATAGTGTGAAACTGtgttttcttaaaatgaaatatgagATTCTGCCATCCTTGTACACCAATAATTTCCTTACAGTccctaaaaaaatacattttgtcccACTCCAACACTAAAACAGGTTTACAACCAAATCAATTGCACAGCTCTGTGAAATAAACAAAGAATAATACCTGTATGGTTTGGCTCTGGTACACTTTAATGACATGGAAGTTAAAACTGTAGATTCCTTTTCTTGGGGACAAAAATACTGATTCAAATGTGAAGTAGTTTCCTATATTCACAAGAACCTacgagagaggaagaaaaaaaagacacacattgTGACAAAGGTTTTCATAAAGCCAACATTTTCAACAAAGGCTTTCATTTCAGTGGAGTTTTAGGATTAGATATGTCAGTGCACACAGGCTGCTCAGACACAAACTCAATGCAACACACTTCAGAACATATTCAATTCAACTGATGGATGTAAACCCAGCGTTGAACTTTTACACAGAAACCAAAATTATGCTTTTCACTTCCACATTTTACACAGATAAAGTGCCTGATACTGATATATAGAGCGTtgctaaataaataagattTTCTTACTTTTGCTTGCTAAAAATAATCCACCCTGAGCATGTCATTTAACGCCGTCTCTCGAGTGTCACAAAATGTTTTCCagtcatatcctcctgagaccctgggtttcctgcaccttatacttcattctgcttaactcagacctgttgtcctggTTTGTGGACACTGctcagtctacagctgatcCGGACACAAAAGGGGACAgggtacaaaacctgatcaactTTTGTGGTTGAAACTTAATTACTTGTGCTAAACAATGTCTGTAGTTTCACGTGGCATACAAACTTGGCCAATTTTTGCAACAGTAATGAGCTTagatgctgttaattaggaagtacttgtttgaggacTTCAGGACTAAATTATCGGCTGTGTGAAGCGACAATTTTAAGGTATTGAAATAAgtgaaaccattttttaatgtattactttaaaactattaaaaacaaacccaccgtccccatatgaggacatcttttttttccccaaaaactGCTAACTGTTCAAAGACAATGCTTAGTTATTAATACTTATCATACATTCCCAAATACctcagagaaattaaaaatgcctACCAAATAAAAGCTGGGGTCTCGGGAAGATATCTGACACACACTATATTTATAGTAAGACTTCTTTGGGTCAACACCTGGATACCTGCAGACTCTCAAACACCTGCTAAAGACACCACTGCAGCCTCAAACCACGACCTTTGACAAGTGTTGCTTTCATAGCAACAGCATGCACATGATCCACACACCAATCAGATCACTTGCAAGGTGTTGACAGCAAAAGATCACGTTATGTAATTCAAATGAGAGGGCAGAGGATCAGCTGAGTGATAGTGTTACAAACACCTGCCCACCTCTGTATGACTAATCACAttcttgtttgtgtttgcttgattttttttttcgggGTGTATTATGTAGGTGCGCGTGCGTGGTGGGGGTAGTTTGAGCCaaatatgatgatgatgtgcaGGGCTCTGCAGGACGCCCGCTCTCCAAACATAATCCAGTCACTTTCAAACCCGCCTGCGTGTGATAGGTATGTGCACTTGTGCGGAATCCACATGCCAACTGCAACTAGCCTCAAACTAAACTCTGGGGTGCAGCTACACTTAACTGCAATGACACTTTAATGCTCTGCATCACAAGTCACAAACTGAGCTGAGGGATGAAGATTTATCACAAAGAAAGATTAAATTTGGCAAGAAAAGACTAGATAGGACATTTAGACAGGACATCAAATGAAAGATTAATTTGCAAAgtgcatttaaaatacatttaagacaCTTTTTGACATATTGTTGATAAAAATCATCTTAACCTGGTCGAAGTATATTATTCTCGTTTTGTTGCTCATCTCCGACGGTTCATGGTTGTTGCTCCGGACTGCAGAGAAAGCCACCTTGGAGTTGGCGGCGCGCACTGAGATCCCGAGCGGAGAGGACGAAGCCTTCCAGTCCGTGGTCGGGTTAGAGTCGCACACCACGAGACATTTCCCCTCCAGGACAATAGGCTCCGTGTCATTCTGAGCTCTCGCCACCTCAGAGATCACAGTCCAGCTGAGCATCAGTAAGAGGGAGTTCACCATggctctctttttctctcaggCTGTTTCAGCGCCGATTCGTAAAGAGAGACCGTCTGCTGCACCACACAAGTTTCCGAGTCCCTCCGCTGGTCTCCCCCGCCGCAGACGCGTCTGACGCTGTGAAATTCTCTTATTGGATCCAGATATGTGCCATATCCGAGTGAGACatcaacacaaaaaataagaattAAGTCTAAACCTTCTTTTTGAAACAAccaggaaaaaagaaatcaccGATTGTTGTTTATGCGTTTCATTTTTTAGGTTATTTACACATGAGACAAAAGTAAACCATGTGGACTGTTTTAGAGGAGATTTGTCCCACAGGCGAATCTGTCGATAAATCGTCCATAGCCCTCACTCCCACTCCGAATAACGCGTCTGATAGCAGCGATTCACCGCAGTGATGTGCTGCGTGTGTGCGCGCCCAGCCATCCACTTTACGCACGCACATGTGGTTGAAGTTATAATTAACTGTCCCTGCGTAATTTGCCAAAAGCTTATATTCTTCCAATTCTATACCACAGTGTCCAACTAAAGTATACATTCATTAATTGGCTGTGTTAATGACACTGAAAGTACACTGATGTACAGCTCTAACTGTCCTTTTCTCTGATCCAGGAACAAATCCATAAAATAATTATCTCCAAACACATTTCTCGTGATTATCCAGACTGTAATCTAGAtgtaaagaaaattaaaatgccttTAAAGATCTACCAGAGCGCACTGTCCACCCTGGCTGCAGGTTTCACTTCAATGCAGTGACTCATCATAATCTCATGGCACAGGTGGGCTGGAAAATCTTTCATCTTTAATTTACAGTTTCACAATCCTGTGGTGTACCACACAAGTCTGTGATGAGAAACTTTCCTCACCTAGTTAAAAATACCTTAACTTCAAATTAATTAATCTCACCTACAATTTCCCTGATGGCCTGGAAAAACACACATCTACATCAGATCTAACGTCACTTGGTGAAAGGAGTGTGAAACATTTATCACTCAGCATCAGCAGCTGTAAAAATCTCTTGACACCTCATGCTGCATTAAATCAACAGGTCGTCCAAAGTGTCCTGTGAGAGTATTGATAATAGATTAGAGATGTCAGAGAATCACCTCTATCCTTGTGTCACTATGTACAGGCTCCCCAAAAAGCAACAGATCAATTTGAACGTCCTTCCACTGACTTGCAAAGTGCTACATGATCTGGCACCTTCAGTTTGTaacccagacagacagacagacagacagacagacagacatgtggATAGGTAGAACTTAAAGTAAAAGGTAAAGTGTTTTAAAGTAGCTGTAAAGAGATGTAAGTGAGTAACATTCTGTTTTACAGGTCCTTCAGTAGTTTCTTTGAAAGAGTTATTGAGGACTAATTGCAGATAGAGAGGCTGGTGTTTAATTAGTAGCTTCAATTACTTCATTTGAAATAATCACTTAGCTAAACCcagcaggtgctctgacatgcacacatgtacaaaTGTCTACAGGGAAGTGTGCAATTAAACAGAAACACATATGAAGAATAATGCTTTTAATAATAACTGAAGGATGCTTGTGTGTTTCCCTAAGCTTTAGTGGAGCTGTTTCTCTGAGGAAATTGCTCTGGAGATCAACAACTGCCTTTTAACGCTGCACAACTAACCAGACTCTAACCTTAAGTGCTAATTTGTATtcaacttgacttgcttgagtttcttgaggaCATTTCACCTCTCGTCCAAGAGGCTGCTTCTTCAGTTTTAATGGACTGGTGCGGCCTCAGAGGCTTCAAACTCTGTGTTGGTGTGACCCCTTTAAGAGacgttgaggtcacatgtgagctccaAGTCATTAAGgtcatgtgagtcgttgacccaccagACCGTCATgtgtccagttgcctacgatatagcacttaagaataccatgacctggatgagtGAGAGtcttcatcaacatc comes from the Epinephelus lanceolatus isolate andai-2023 chromosome 8, ASM4190304v1, whole genome shotgun sequence genome and includes:
- the cbln4 gene encoding cerebellin-4, which produces MVNSLLLMLSWTVISEVARAQNDTEPIVLEGKCLVVCDSNPTTDWKASSSPLGISVRAANSKVAFSAVRSNNHEPSEMSNKTRIIYFDQVLVNIGNYFTFESVFLSPRKGIYSFNFHVIKVYQSQTIQVNLMLNGKPVISAFAGDKDVTREAATNGVLLYLEKEDKVYLKLEKGNLVGGWQYSTFSGFLVFPL